A genomic region of bacterium contains the following coding sequences:
- a CDS encoding DUF1559 domain-containing protein: MWRRNGFTLIELLVVIAIIAILAAILFPVFAKAREKARQASCLSNCKQLGLAFMQYAQDYDELMPPARTDCATPGYVYGNYRYWSELMEPYLKNRQILLCPSDASPWGSGVGAIQPYLYFSYGYNINYLATEPSPSVPVLGLAGRSLSIIQRPAEKVLLCDSDSLFSSGIAVNLWTGDPNGYGDDVATAGATRHNGGVNVGYCDGHGKWQQCAAKTAPWPGFVTNLWKWQADAQ; this comes from the coding sequence ATGTGGCGCCGCAACGGTTTCACACTGATTGAGCTTCTCGTGGTCATCGCCATCATCGCGATTCTCGCGGCCATTCTCTTCCCCGTGTTTGCCAAGGCGAGAGAGAAGGCTCGGCAGGCGAGCTGTTTGTCCAACTGCAAGCAGCTCGGATTGGCTTTCATGCAGTACGCCCAGGACTATGACGAACTGATGCCCCCGGCACGGACGGACTGCGCAACGCCGGGCTATGTCTATGGCAACTACCGGTACTGGTCGGAACTGATGGAGCCCTACCTGAAGAACCGCCAGATACTGCTGTGTCCGTCGGACGCCTCGCCCTGGGGGTCCGGCGTCGGCGCCATACAGCCCTACCTCTATTTCTCGTATGGCTACAACATCAACTACCTGGCGACCGAGCCCAGTCCCAGCGTGCCTGTCCTGGGCCTGGCCGGCCGCTCACTGAGCATCATCCAGCGCCCCGCGGAGAAGGTCCTGCTCTGCGACAGCGACTCGCTGTTCTCCAGCGGCATCGCTGTCAACCTCTGGACGGGCGACCCCAACGGCTACGGCGACGACGTGGCTACGGCCGGCGCGACCCGCCACAACGGCGGGGTGAACGTGGGCTACTGCGATGGCCACGGCAAGTGGCAGCAGTGCGCCGCAAAGACAGCGCCCTGGCCCGGCTTTGTCACCAACCTGTGGAAGTGGCAGGCCGACGCGCAGTAG
- a CDS encoding glycoside hydrolase: MTLARMALSALLLHGGLISLAEAVPVAQLTLKSSEPLSASSKLMHASYLKAEGPEMVRLGGVSPDNGRTWHDVPVTPNFDQDLPQGYRRESFPLFVDHTNGRIVRLVPSMDTEGLDPTIVEPPIALQTYYLRYRVSLDQGKTWLFDDVVVQNGHTPVKPFEGVVRGRNGIFMGDVGSQIIRTQAGKIIIPAQACLLGEDGKLSNPGGGFTYTDVVMVIGTWQEDGHLTWEISRVEGDPARTTRGVIEPTLAQFDDGRILCVMRGSNGGSKDPDCKLPGTRWWCMSADGGYHWTKPEPWTYEDGQPFFSPSSMSQLLQHSSGRVFWIGNLCATNPRANDPRHPLVIGQVDPKTLGLIRQSVLVVDDKQPEEAGLNLSHFWGIEDRETGDIVIAGARYSQGYKETHPHLWRIGVK; this comes from the coding sequence ATGACCTTAGCACGGATGGCTCTGTCGGCGCTATTGCTGCACGGTGGTCTCATCTCACTTGCGGAGGCGGTGCCTGTGGCCCAACTGACTCTCAAGAGCAGCGAACCCCTGAGTGCCTCGTCCAAGCTGATGCACGCCAGCTACCTCAAGGCCGAAGGCCCGGAGATGGTGCGCCTGGGCGGTGTCTCGCCCGACAACGGCCGCACCTGGCACGACGTGCCGGTCACGCCCAACTTCGACCAGGACCTCCCGCAAGGCTACCGTCGCGAGAGCTTTCCGCTCTTCGTGGACCACACCAACGGGCGGATCGTCCGGCTGGTGCCCTCGATGGACACCGAGGGCCTCGACCCCACCATCGTCGAGCCGCCCATTGCCCTGCAGACGTACTACCTCCGCTACCGCGTGAGCCTCGACCAGGGCAAGACGTGGCTCTTCGATGACGTGGTCGTGCAGAACGGTCACACGCCGGTGAAGCCCTTCGAGGGCGTGGTTCGCGGCCGCAACGGCATCTTCATGGGCGATGTCGGCTCGCAGATCATCCGCACGCAGGCCGGCAAGATCATCATCCCGGCGCAAGCGTGCCTGCTGGGCGAGGACGGCAAGCTGTCCAACCCCGGCGGCGGCTTCACCTACACCGATGTGGTGATGGTCATCGGCACCTGGCAGGAGGACGGCCACCTCACGTGGGAGATCAGCCGCGTTGAGGGCGACCCGGCGCGGACCACGCGCGGGGTCATTGAGCCCACCCTCGCGCAGTTCGACGACGGACGGATCCTGTGCGTCATGCGCGGGAGCAACGGGGGCAGCAAGGACCCGGACTGCAAGCTCCCCGGCACCCGCTGGTGGTGCATGTCGGCAGACGGCGGATACCACTGGACGAAGCCGGAGCCGTGGACCTATGAGGATGGACAGCCGTTCTTCTCGCCCTCAAGCATGTCGCAACTGCTGCAGCACTCCAGCGGGCGCGTGTTCTGGATCGGGAACTTGTGCGCCACGAACCCACGGGCTAACGACCCGCGCCACCCGCTGGTGATCGGGCAGGTGGACCCGAAGACACTGGGTCTGATCCGCCAGAGCGTGCTCGTCGTGGATGACAAGCAGCCGGAGGAGGCGGGGCTGAACCTGTCGCACTTCTGGGGGATAGAGGACCGCGAGACCGGCGACATCGTCATCGCCGGGGCGCGCTACTCGCAGGGCTACAAGGAAACCCACCCGCACCTGTGGCGTATTGGTGTGAAGTAG
- the melA gene encoding alpha-galactosidase has translation MAKIAFIGAGSFGFTRTLVKDILTFPALADAELALMDIDPERLEYSKRACERIVKEGNYPAKVTATMDRREALAGADAVLVTILAGSTQVWRHDIEIPKKFGVDTNVGDTRGPSGIFRALRTIPVMVSICKDMEELCPKAIMLNYTNPMAMNCRAMQRSTSVAVSGLCHSVQGTAYMMANWIGAPANEIDYVCAGINHLSWFVKFLWKGEDAYPLLRQAMKKKAVYEHERVRNEMFLAFDYYVTESSGHNSEYNAWFRKRQDLIDKYCLDTNDNTGWNPGEYAYILKHYLAREKSWKKDIIAWLDNPAPLNLARGHEYAASIINAWLGGDPFQFNGNVPNTGLVTNLPDNCCVEIPVFATRGMLNPIFVGALPPQCAALTGLQVNVEEMAVEAALTGDPRQVYYAIAHDPLTAAVLSLAEIRDMVKAMLKKNEAYLPQFSTIKF, from the coding sequence ATGGCGAAGATCGCTTTCATCGGCGCAGGCAGTTTTGGTTTCACCCGCACCCTGGTCAAGGACATTCTCACCTTTCCGGCGCTGGCGGATGCCGAGTTGGCCCTGATGGACATTGACCCGGAGCGTCTGGAGTACAGCAAGCGCGCCTGCGAGCGCATTGTCAAAGAGGGGAACTACCCCGCCAAGGTGACGGCGACGATGGACCGGCGCGAGGCCCTGGCGGGCGCCGACGCCGTGCTGGTGACGATCCTCGCCGGCAGCACGCAAGTATGGCGGCATGACATCGAGATCCCCAAGAAGTTCGGGGTAGACACCAACGTGGGCGACACGCGCGGCCCGTCCGGCATCTTCCGCGCCCTGCGCACCATCCCCGTGATGGTCAGCATCTGCAAGGACATGGAAGAGTTGTGCCCCAAGGCCATCATGCTCAACTACACCAACCCGATGGCGATGAACTGTCGGGCCATGCAGCGCTCGACGAGCGTGGCCGTGAGCGGCCTGTGTCACAGCGTCCAGGGCACCGCGTACATGATGGCCAACTGGATCGGCGCGCCGGCCAACGAGATTGACTACGTCTGCGCCGGTATCAACCACCTATCGTGGTTTGTCAAGTTCCTGTGGAAGGGCGAGGACGCCTACCCGCTGCTGCGCCAGGCGATGAAGAAGAAGGCCGTCTACGAGCACGAGCGGGTGCGCAACGAGATGTTCCTGGCCTTCGACTACTATGTGACCGAGTCCAGCGGCCACAACTCCGAGTACAACGCCTGGTTCCGCAAGCGCCAGGACCTGATCGACAAATACTGCCTGGACACCAATGACAACACCGGCTGGAACCCCGGCGAGTACGCCTACATCCTCAAGCACTACCTGGCCCGCGAGAAGAGCTGGAAGAAGGACATCATCGCCTGGCTCGACAACCCGGCGCCGCTGAACCTGGCCCGCGGCCATGAGTACGCCGCCTCGATCATCAACGCCTGGCTGGGCGGCGACCCCTTCCAGTTCAACGGCAATGTGCCCAACACCGGCCTGGTCACGAACCTGCCGGACAACTGCTGCGTGGAGATCCCGGTCTTCGCCACGCGCGGCATGCTCAACCCGATCTTCGTCGGGGCGCTGCCGCCGCAGTGCGCGGCGCTGACCGGCCTGCAGGTCAATGTCGAGGAGATGGCCGTCGAGGCCGCCCTCACCGGCGACCCGCGCCAGGTCTACTACGCCATCGCCCACGATCCGCTGACCGCCGCGGTGTTGTCGCTGGCCGAGATCCGCGACATGGTCAAGGCGATGCTCAAGAAGAACGAGGCCTACCTGCCACAGTTCAGCACGATCAAGTTCTGA